From one Mycolicibacterium sp. HK-90 genomic stretch:
- the sufD gene encoding Fe-S cluster assembly protein SufD, with protein sequence MTQNLTQAVEGVAHNKGELFASFDVNAFEVPGGRDELWRFTPLKRLRGLHDGSAVANGSAGITVTERPGVTVETVGRDDKRLGEGGVPTDRVAAQAYSSFETATVVTVKRDTEVAEPIEIVVDGPGADTVGYGHLQIRVEELSRAIVVVDLRGSGTYADNVEIIVGDSAGLGLIWIADWADDMVHVSSHHAKLGRDAVLGHVNVTLGGDVVRTSATVRFAGPGGDAKMLGTYFADDGQFFESRLLVDHAQPHCKSDVLYKGALQGDPDSKKPDAHTVWIGDVLIRAEATGTDTFEVNRNLVLTDGARADSVPNLEIETGEIVGAGHASATGRFDDEQLFYLRARGIPEDQARRLVVRGFFNEIIAKIAVPEVRERLTAAIEKELAITESKASHS encoded by the coding sequence GTGACACAGAATCTGACACAGGCGGTCGAGGGGGTCGCTCACAATAAGGGCGAGCTGTTCGCGTCGTTCGACGTCAACGCCTTCGAGGTGCCCGGCGGCCGCGACGAGCTGTGGCGGTTCACCCCGCTGAAGCGGCTTCGCGGCCTGCACGACGGCTCGGCCGTTGCCAACGGCAGCGCCGGCATCACCGTGACCGAGCGGCCCGGCGTGACCGTCGAAACCGTCGGCCGCGACGACAAGCGTCTCGGCGAAGGCGGTGTGCCCACCGATCGTGTTGCCGCTCAGGCCTACTCGTCGTTCGAGACGGCCACCGTGGTGACGGTCAAGCGTGACACCGAGGTGGCCGAGCCCATCGAGATCGTCGTGGACGGACCCGGTGCGGACACCGTGGGCTATGGCCACCTGCAGATCCGGGTGGAAGAGCTCTCGCGTGCCATCGTGGTTGTCGACCTGCGCGGCAGCGGAACGTACGCCGACAACGTCGAGATCATCGTCGGTGATTCGGCCGGCCTCGGATTGATCTGGATCGCCGACTGGGCCGACGACATGGTGCATGTCAGCTCGCATCACGCCAAGCTCGGCAGGGACGCGGTGCTCGGACACGTCAACGTCACCCTCGGCGGCGACGTGGTGCGCACCTCGGCGACCGTGCGGTTCGCCGGCCCCGGCGGCGACGCCAAGATGCTCGGCACCTACTTCGCCGACGACGGCCAGTTCTTCGAGTCCCGGTTGCTGGTCGATCACGCTCAGCCGCACTGTAAGTCCGACGTGCTCTACAAGGGCGCGTTGCAGGGCGATCCGGATTCCAAGAAGCCCGATGCGCACACCGTGTGGATCGGCGACGTGCTGATCCGGGCCGAGGCGACCGGCACCGACACCTTCGAGGTGAACCGGAACCTGGTGCTCACCGACGGTGCGCGCGCGGACTCGGTGCCCAACCTCGAGATCGAGACCGGCGAGATCGTCGGAGCCGGGCACGCCAGTGCCACCGGACGTTTCGACGACGAGCAGTTGTTCTACCTTCGCGCCCGGGGCATCCCCGAGGATCAGGCCCGGCGCCTCGTCGTGCGTGGATTCTTCAACGAGATCATCGCCAAGATCGCTGTCCCCGAGGTGCGCGAGCGTCTGACCGCCGCCATCGAAAAAGAACTTGCCATCACCGAATCGAAAGCATCGCACTCATGA
- the sufC gene encoding Fe-S cluster assembly ATPase SufC has translation MTTLEIKDLHVSVNAAEGAENTEIPILKGVDLTVKSGETHAVMGPNGSGKSTLSYAIAGHPKYTVTSGSITLDGQDVLEMSIDERARAGLFLAMQYPVEVPGVSMSNFLRTAATAVRGEAPKLRHWVKEVKAAMDELDIDPAFGERSVNEGFSGGEKKRHEILQLGLLKPKIAILDETDSGLDVDALRIVSEGVNRYAEAEHGGILLITHYTRILRYIRPQFVHVFVGGRIVESGGPELADELEENGYVRFTQAVGA, from the coding sequence ATGACCACTCTGGAAATCAAGGACCTGCACGTCTCGGTCAATGCCGCCGAAGGCGCTGAGAACACCGAGATCCCCATTTTGAAGGGTGTCGACCTCACCGTGAAGTCGGGGGAGACCCACGCGGTGATGGGGCCCAACGGCTCCGGTAAGTCCACGCTGTCCTACGCGATCGCCGGTCACCCCAAGTACACCGTCACCTCCGGTTCGATCACCCTCGACGGACAGGACGTCCTCGAGATGAGCATCGACGAGCGGGCTCGGGCGGGCCTCTTCCTGGCCATGCAGTATCCCGTCGAGGTGCCCGGGGTGTCGATGTCGAACTTCCTGCGCACGGCGGCCACCGCCGTCCGTGGCGAGGCGCCGAAGCTGCGCCACTGGGTCAAGGAAGTCAAGGCCGCGATGGACGAGCTGGACATCGATCCGGCGTTCGGTGAGCGCAGCGTCAACGAGGGCTTCTCGGGCGGCGAGAAGAAGCGCCACGAGATCCTGCAGCTCGGCCTGCTCAAGCCGAAGATCGCGATCCTCGACGAGACCGACTCGGGTCTGGACGTCGACGCGCTGCGCATCGTGAGCGAGGGCGTCAACCGCTACGCCGAGGCCGAGCACGGCGGCATCCTGCTGATCACCCACTACACCCGCATCCTGCGCTACATCCGTCCGCAGTTCGTCCACGTGTTCGTCGGTGGGCGCATCGTGGAATCGGGCGGTCCGGAACTCGCCGACGAGCTCGAAGAGAACGGATACGTGCGCTTCACCCAAGCCGTCGGGGCCTGA
- a CDS encoding cysteine desulfurase: MTASAQTVELARIRADFPILSRVMRGGKQLAYLDSGATSQKPLQVLDAEREFLTTSNGAVHRGAHQLMEEATDAYEQGRADIAAFVGAEPDELVFTKNATESINLVAYVLGDKRFEHAVGPGDVIVTTELEHHANLIPWQELAQRTGATLRWYGVTDDGRIDLDSLELDERVKVVAFSHHSNVTGAIAPVADLVSRAKAVGALTVLDACQSVPHQPVDFHALDVDFAAFSGHKMLGPTGIGVLYGRLALLNSMPPFITGGSMIETVTMEQTTYAPAPQRFEAGTPMTSQVVGLASAARYLREVGMDAVEAHEAELVAAALEGLASVPAVRIIGPQTIEHRGSPVSFVVDGIHAHDVGQVLDDEGVAVRVGHHCAWPLHRRFGIAATARASFAVYNTLDEVDRLVAGVKRAVEFFS; this comes from the coding sequence ATGACCGCTTCGGCGCAGACGGTGGAACTGGCCAGGATCAGAGCTGATTTCCCGATTCTGAGCCGGGTGATGCGCGGTGGAAAGCAACTGGCCTACCTGGATTCCGGGGCGACGTCGCAGAAGCCGCTGCAGGTGCTCGACGCTGAACGGGAGTTCCTCACCACCTCCAACGGTGCGGTGCACCGCGGCGCGCACCAATTGATGGAAGAGGCCACCGACGCCTACGAACAGGGGCGTGCCGACATCGCGGCGTTCGTGGGTGCCGAGCCGGACGAGCTGGTGTTCACCAAGAACGCCACCGAGTCGATCAACCTCGTCGCATATGTGCTGGGGGACAAGCGGTTCGAGCACGCCGTCGGCCCCGGTGACGTCATCGTCACCACCGAACTCGAACACCACGCGAACCTGATCCCGTGGCAGGAGTTGGCCCAGCGCACGGGTGCGACGCTGCGCTGGTACGGCGTGACGGACGACGGCCGCATCGACCTGGACTCCCTGGAGCTCGACGAGCGGGTGAAAGTGGTGGCGTTCAGCCATCATTCGAACGTCACCGGCGCCATCGCCCCGGTCGCGGACCTGGTGTCTCGGGCCAAGGCGGTCGGTGCGCTCACCGTGCTGGACGCCTGCCAGTCGGTCCCGCACCAGCCGGTCGACTTTCACGCCCTCGATGTCGATTTCGCGGCGTTCTCCGGTCACAAGATGCTGGGCCCCACCGGCATCGGTGTGCTCTACGGGCGGCTCGCGCTGCTGAACTCGATGCCACCGTTCATCACCGGCGGTTCCATGATCGAGACCGTCACGATGGAGCAGACCACCTACGCCCCGGCGCCTCAGCGTTTCGAGGCCGGTACTCCGATGACCTCTCAGGTGGTCGGATTGGCCTCCGCCGCACGGTATTTGCGCGAGGTCGGGATGGATGCGGTCGAGGCGCACGAGGCCGAGCTCGTCGCGGCCGCGCTCGAAGGGCTGGCCTCGGTGCCTGCGGTGCGCATCATCGGGCCCCAGACGATCGAACATCGCGGATCGCCGGTCAGTTTCGTGGTCGACGGGATCCACGCCCACGATGTGGGGCAGGTGCTCGATGACGAGGGCGTCGCAGTCCGGGTCGGGCACCATTGCGCCTGGCCGCTGCACCGTCGATTCGGGATCGCGGCCACCGCTCGCGCCTCGTTCGCGGTGTACAACACGCTCGACGAGGTGGACCGCCTGGTGGCCGGAGTCAAGCGTGCTGTGGAGTTCTTCTCGTGA
- the sufU gene encoding Fe-S cluster assembly sulfur transfer protein SufU — protein MRIDQMYQEVILDHYKHPHHRGLREPFAAEVHHVNPTCGDEVTLRVALSEDGETVDDISYDGQGCSISQAATSVLTDQVIGQSVGDALKTVEAFTEMISSRGNVEGDEDVLGDGIAFAGVAKYPARVKCALLGWMAFKDALVQASDDVEEQR, from the coding sequence GTGAGAATCGACCAGATGTACCAGGAAGTGATCCTGGATCACTACAAGCATCCGCACCACCGCGGGCTGCGGGAGCCGTTCGCGGCCGAGGTACATCACGTGAACCCGACCTGTGGTGACGAGGTGACCTTGCGGGTCGCGTTGTCCGAGGACGGCGAGACCGTCGACGACATCTCGTACGACGGTCAGGGCTGTTCGATCAGTCAGGCCGCCACCTCGGTGCTGACCGATCAGGTGATCGGCCAGAGCGTCGGCGATGCACTCAAGACGGTTGAGGCCTTCACCGAGATGATTTCCTCGCGCGGCAACGTCGAGGGGGACGAAGATGTACTCGGCGACGGCATCGCGTTCGCGGGCGTGGCCAAGTACCCGGCGCGGGTGAAGTGCGCGCTGCTGGGATGGATGGCATTCAAAGATGCGTTGGTTCAGGCCAGCGACGATGTGGAGGAACAGCGATGA
- a CDS encoding metal-sulfur cluster assembly factor, with translation MSETASDELLADVEEAMRDVVDPELGINVVDLGLVYGLNVEDGDEGPVALIDMTLTSAACPLTDVIEDQSRTALVGAGLVNEIKINWVWNPPWGPDKITDDGREQLRALGFTV, from the coding sequence ATGAGCGAGACCGCGTCTGACGAACTGCTCGCCGACGTCGAGGAAGCCATGCGCGACGTGGTCGACCCCGAGCTGGGCATCAACGTCGTCGATCTCGGCCTGGTCTACGGACTCAACGTCGAGGACGGCGACGAGGGCCCCGTCGCCCTGATCGACATGACCCTCACCTCGGCAGCCTGCCCGCTGACCGACGTGATCGAGGATCAGTCGCGCACCGCGTTGGTGGGCGCCGGCCTGGTCAACGAGATCAAGATCAACTGGGTGTGGAACCCGCCGTGGGGGCCGGACAAGATCACCGACGACGGCCGCGAACAGTTGCGCGCGCTCGGTTTCACCGTCTAG
- a CDS encoding heme peroxidase, whose translation MHSDVEKLHAACVRDLGDPRRWFSPGGYPDSLALCVIDSIYSTGARYATVEKIIGRYRDYRVAQGADAASDGAPELLRTITELGGPDAWASQIGNRRPTSTAANAPLKSVAVAQVAQALVAVGVCSAEDLRSAAQDDDRRAAARTAWCAAPGQKSGTTWDYVLKLAQIPGERAGRVVAAYVSREIGPVSAEGAGEVLRGVAQSAGWNVLVLDHAIWRFESGRPYQRDLALSA comes from the coding sequence ATGCATTCGGACGTGGAAAAGTTACATGCGGCATGCGTACGGGATCTCGGTGATCCGCGGCGCTGGTTCAGCCCGGGCGGATATCCGGATTCGTTGGCGCTGTGCGTGATCGATTCGATCTACTCGACCGGGGCACGGTACGCCACGGTGGAGAAGATCATCGGGAGATACCGCGACTACCGGGTGGCGCAGGGTGCCGATGCCGCGAGCGACGGTGCCCCCGAGCTCTTGCGGACCATCACCGAACTGGGCGGGCCCGACGCGTGGGCCTCGCAGATCGGGAACCGCAGGCCCACCTCGACCGCGGCGAACGCCCCGCTGAAATCCGTGGCGGTCGCCCAGGTCGCACAGGCACTCGTCGCGGTCGGCGTATGTTCGGCCGAAGACCTGAGGTCGGCGGCGCAGGACGATGACCGTCGTGCGGCCGCCAGGACAGCCTGGTGTGCCGCGCCGGGCCAAAAGTCAGGTACCACCTGGGATTACGTGTTGAAGCTCGCCCAGATACCAGGAGAGAGAGCCGGTCGCGTGGTGGCAGCGTATGTCTCCCGGGAGATCGGGCCGGTCAGTGCCGAGGGCGCGGGCGAGGTGCTGCGTGGCGTGGCGCAATCGGCCGGCTGGAACGTTCTCGTGCTCGACCATGCGATCTGGAGATTCGAATCCGGACGTCCCTATCAGCGGGATCTCGCGCTCTCCGCCTGA